The window AGCTGAGCGCCTTCATGGTGGTCAGCATGGTGTTCCCCATGATCATCGCCGGCGCGGCCTGGCTCCCCTATCTTCTCGCCGCCCTTCACGGGATGATCGAGCGGCGTCCGCTGCTCGGCCGCCCGGCGGCCCTCCCCTGGACGTTGCTGGCGGCCATCGCCCTGGGGATGAACATCCTGGCCGGGCACGTGGAGATCACCTACTACACCGTCTTGATCGGCCTGGGCTACGGCCTGTGGGGGGCGTGGCGTGCCCGGGCCCGGATCCGGGCCGCGCTGGAGACCCTGGGATGGACCGGCCTGGCGGTGGGCCTGGGGTTCGCCCTGGGGGCGGCCCAGTGGATGCCGCTGTATGAGGTGGTGCGGGAGAATTTCCGCGAGGGGACGGCGACCCTGCAGCAGGTGCTGGGCTGGGCGTATCCCTGGCGCCATCTTCTGGTCTTCCTGATCCCGGATTTCTACGGGAACCCCAGCCACCATGGGGTGCGGGATGTGTTCAGCGGGGCCTGGGTGCCCTTCACGGTGAACGCCTACGGCCAGCCCAACCCGAACGGGGCCTTCACCAGCCACTGGGGGATCAAGAACTATGTGGAAGGAGGGGCATATCTGGGATTGTTGCCGTGGAGCTTCGCTCTCCTCGCGCTGCTCCGCTGGCGATCCCTCGCCCGCTCCCGCGTTCCCATCCTGTTCCTGGTCCTCCTCGCGGCGCTCTCGTTCTCGTTCGCCTTCGGGATGCCCACGTATGCGTTGCTGTATTACGGCCTGCCGGGCATCAACCAGCTCCACTCGCCCTTCCGCTGGATCTGGCCCTTCACCCTGGCGATGGCGGGTCTGGCAGGAGCGGGATTTGAGGTGGCGCTGCGGGAGGAGGGGAAGGCGGTGCGGTGGATGGCCCTGGGATGGATGGGAGTGGGGGCGCTCACCCTGGCCGCCCTGGTCCTGGCCCGCTGGGGGATGCCGGAAACCGCCCTGTCCCTCGCGGAGCGGGCCCTCCATGCCCTGGCCAAGGCGCCGGAGGCCTTCCCGGACGGCCGCACGTTTTTCTCGTATCAGTTCTGGAACCTGCTTCGTTTCGGCGGGGTGGCCCTGGGGAGCGGCCTGGCCCTCCGGCTGTTTCAACCCCGTCCGGTTCGCAGCGTCCTGCCCATCGGGATGCTGGCCCTGGACCTGCTTCAGGCGGGGGCGGGGTTCTATCCTGCCGCCGATCCCCGCTGGCTGGACTTCGTCCCGCCGGTTGTTCGGTTCCTGCGCCAGGATCCCGGTCCGTGGCGGCTGACGACCTTCGATCCGCACGGGCGCAAGACCTTCAACGCCAACGGCCCCTGGCTGTATGATCTGCAGGACGTGCGGGGATACGATTCCATCATCCTCAAGCGTTACGTGGCCTATATGTCGACCATCCAGCTCCAGCACGAGTTGCCCTTCAACCGCATCGCGCCCCTCACCGATCCGGCCGCCCTGGATTCCCCGCTGCTGGACGCCCTGAACGTGAAATACGTGGTCACGGAAGAGGAGATCCCCTCGCCCCGTTACACGAAGGTTTACGAAGGGGAAGTGCGGGTCTACCGCAACGAGGGCGCCATGCCCCGGGCGTGGACGTTGCCTCTGACCGCCACGGTCTTCCACCGGGACCCCTTCGGGGCATTGCGGCAGTTCGACCCCCGCTTCTACGTGGTGGTAGATGGTCGGGTCCCGGAGCTGGAGCGGTTCGGGGAGCGGGGGGCGTCGCGCCCGGCGACGGTCACCGTTTACGGGATCAACGAGGTGTGGGTGGATGCGGCGGTGGAGGAACCCTCCTGGCTGGTGCTGGCGGACACCTTCTTCCCGGGCTGGGTGGCATATCGGCGGCCCATCGGGGGGAGCGAGCGGGAGGAGCAGTCGCTGGAGATCTACGCTGCTAACGGCCTGTTCCGGGCGGTGATCCTGCCTCCGGGCCGCTGGACGGTGCGGTTCCGCTACAGCCCGCTTTCGGTGAAGTTGGGCTTTTTCACCACCTTCATCGGTGGGATGGGGATGATCTTCCTGGCGGCCCTCTGGCTCTGGGGGCGCCTGTATCGGGAGGAGCTGGAGCACTCCACCGCCCGCCGCGTCCTCAAGAACAGCCTCACCGCCATGGCCCTCAACCTCTTCACCCGTTCCATCGACTTCGCCTTCGCCGCCCTGATGTTGCGCATCCTGGGCCCGGAGGCGGCGGGGAAGTATTACTTCGCCATCGTCCTGGTGGGCTGGTATGAGATCCTCTCGAACTTCGGCCTGAACGTCTGGCTCACGCGGGAAGGGGCGAGGCGCCGGGATCAGGTGAACCGCTATTTCGTCAACAGCTCGGCCCTGCGTCTGGTCCTGCTTGCCGCCTGGCTGCCGCTGCTGCTTGCGATCACCGGGCTCTGGATGGGGCTGTTCCGCCTGAGCGGCGACACCGCCCTGGCCATCCTGTT is drawn from Thermoflexus hugenholtzii and contains these coding sequences:
- a CDS encoding flippase, with product MRRGMRWLSRLGPMGIFALLPVLLLGPTLTGSRTILPADNLYEWQPWRAAATAFGIGVPHNALLSDLVLENYAWKRFLLEALRRGELPLWNPYLFAGAPFLANGQHSALYPFTALFLLFPLPQAYALFNALQLFLAGLGMYALARAWGLSRAAATFAGVAYELSAFMVVSMVFPMIIAGAAWLPYLLAALHGMIERRPLLGRPAALPWTLLAAIALGMNILAGHVEITYYTVLIGLGYGLWGAWRARARIRAALETLGWTGLAVGLGFALGAAQWMPLYEVVRENFREGTATLQQVLGWAYPWRHLLVFLIPDFYGNPSHHGVRDVFSGAWVPFTVNAYGQPNPNGAFTSHWGIKNYVEGGAYLGLLPWSFALLALLRWRSLARSRVPILFLVLLAALSFSFAFGMPTYALLYYGLPGINQLHSPFRWIWPFTLAMAGLAGAGFEVALREEGKAVRWMALGWMGVGALTLAALVLARWGMPETALSLAERALHALAKAPEAFPDGRTFFSYQFWNLLRFGGVALGSGLALRLFQPRPVRSVLPIGMLALDLLQAGAGFYPAADPRWLDFVPPVVRFLRQDPGPWRLTTFDPHGRKTFNANGPWLYDLQDVRGYDSIILKRYVAYMSTIQLQHELPFNRIAPLTDPAALDSPLLDALNVKYVVTEEEIPSPRYTKVYEGEVRVYRNEGAMPRAWTLPLTATVFHRDPFGALRQFDPRFYVVVDGRVPELERFGERGASRPATVTVYGINEVWVDAAVEEPSWLVLADTFFPGWVAYRRPIGGSEREEQSLEIYAANGLFRAVILPPGRWTVRFRYSPLSVKLGFFTTFIGGMGMIFLAALWLWGRLYREELEHSTARRVLKNSLTAMALNLFTRSIDFAFAALMLRILGPEAAGKYYFAIVLVGWYEILSNFGLNVWLTREGARRRDQVNRYFVNSSALRLVLLAAWLPLLLAITGLWMGLFRLSGDTALAILLLALAQVPASLSTGVTALFYVYEKAEIPAALTVVTVLLKVSFGVPILLMGGGFVGLAASSVVVNGITLALLSGIAFRTFFRPRWEDDPALRREMIRESAPLMLNHLLATLFFKIDVPILQALKGDVQVGWYSTAYKWLDALNIIPAYTTFAVFPVISRQAAGSTEAMRRSVILTLKGLAAIAVFTAVLFTFLAEPLSYLLGGAQYLPHAAIALRIMIWSIPIGWMNSLINYVLVALGRQRYQTKAFLIALGFNALSNLLAIPLFGYVAAAVITILSEIVEGLAFYYDLRRRMGPLPWGEILGRPLLAGVVMGGLMAALWRTTPVLALPLGALGYGLAWWMLQPFTPEESARIREMLPLRRSPPV